CAGCCAGATCACCCTGCTCCGGGCGTACCCCAAAGGGTGGTGTTGTCTCGGGGCGCGCCTTCCGCGCATGCCGCTTCTTCGCACCCCGCCTGGCCATCTAACCCCTCCGTGTCTTCCCCCGTCCGCCCCCGGCCCGACGGGCCGCGGAACGCTTACCCGACCCCGCAGCCCGCCCGGCCGCCGCGTCCCGCACCTTGACGACCTCCACCACCGTCGCCGGCGGCTCGATCAGCCCCACCCCGCAGAGCCGGATCTCCAGCCCCCCGCCACCGATCCGCTCGATGGCAGCCCGGTGCTCCTGGATCTCCTCCTCCGCCGAGGCCCCCTTCAACGCCAGCAACCTGCCCCCGACCCGAGCCAGCGGCAGGCACCACCCGGCCAGCTTGTCCAGCGCCGCCACCGCACGAGCGGTGACCACGTCGGCTTCACCGACCTCGCCGAGCACTTCCTCGGCCCGGCCGCGCACCACCGTGACGTTGTCCAGGCGGAGTTCGTCGACCACCTCGCTCAGGAAGGCGGTACGCCGAGCCAGCGGTTCCACCAGCGTGATGCCAAGATCCGGTCGAGCCACTGCCAGCACGATACCGGGCAAACCGGCACCAGAGCCCACGTCAACCACCGAAGCGCCGTTCGGGAATAATTCGGCCATAACGGCACAGTTGACCAGGTGCCTGTCCCAGATGCGCGGAGTCTCGCGCGGGCCGACCAGTCCGCGCACGACGCCCTCAGTCGCCAGCAGTTGCGCGAACTCTCCGGCCAGCGCCAGGCGCT
This window of the Actinoplanes oblitus genome carries:
- the rsmG gene encoding 16S rRNA (guanine(527)-N(7))-methyltransferase RsmG, whose protein sequence is MTDPRFGAGDLGPGVATPGPSSFPASSSYAARPGLAQNAPSSSAAASRDVSSVDVLRPPAEIAAVAAEVFGERLALAGEFAQLLATEGVVRGLVGPRETPRIWDRHLVNCAVMAELFPNGASVVDVGSGAGLPGIVLAVARPDLGITLVEPLARRTAFLSEVVDELRLDNVTVVRGRAEEVLGEVGEADVVTARAVAALDKLAGWCLPLARVGGRLLALKGASAEEEIQEHRAAIERIGGGGLEIRLCGVGLIEPPATVVEVVKVRDAAAGRAAGSGKRSAARRAGGGRGKTRRG